From the genome of Pelosinus fermentans DSM 17108:
TCCATAACAAGCGGCAAACCGCATTCCCGGCAAACTTTACTTAATGCTTCCAATTCGGATTTACTATAAGTGGTTCCATTCTCGGTAGGATGGGAAATGTAAACCAAACCGGGCTGTACCATATGCTCATGATTAACATCATTCCAATGAGCATCATATAATTCTTTAACCTGTTCTGCCTGAATTTTTCCATCATCACTCGGCAAAGTAAGCACTTTATGGCCAATAGCTTCAATCGCCCCAGTTTCATGTACTGAGATATGTCCAGTAATGGCAGCAACTGCGCCTTGATGCGGGCGCAAAATGGAAGCGATAATAGTAGTATTAGTCTGTGTTCCCCCAACTAAAAAGTGTACATCTGCATTCTCTGCATGACACGCTTTTCTAATATAAGCTCTGGCTTTTTCACAGTGTTCATCCATACCATAACCGGGTGTTTGTTCTTCATTGGTTTCTAATAACCGTTTCATAATTCGCTCATGAGCACCTTCTGTATAATCACTTTCAAATCGTATCATCTTATCTCTTCTCCAATCCATCTAATTTCTTTTGAATTACAACATAGAAGCATGTATTTCTGGTAATTGGAATAAAAACTTTATTTAGTAAGTATAAATGTAAGCCACTTGATTAACAATTATAATCATAAGCACAATCATGAAGGAGATCCTTATGCAAAAAATGGAGAATGCGTTAGGGAAATCATAATAATTCAGCTTATTGCAGCTTTCCCAAATAGTGTTCAAATTAAAGAATCTCGAAGCTGCTTGACATCGCTTATAGGGGGTAAACCAAACTTACGGGCGTATTCCCGGCTAAATTGAGACGGACTTTCATAGCCGACCTGAAATCCAGCTTCTGCTGCACTCAAGGATTCGGTTAGCAGCAAGCGGCGTGCCTCTTGCAATCTTATCAGTTTTTGATATTGCAAAGGACTCATGGCTGTAACTTTTTTAAACTGATTATGCAATGATGAAATGCTCATATTTACGCTTCTTGCTAGCTCTTCAATTCGCAGTGGCTTAGCAAAATCACGATTAACCATTTGAATTACTTTGGCAATGCATTGCGCGTGACTGCCAATCAAGGCAAAGGATTGAATGAGATTGCCCTGCTCATCCTGTAAAATCCGATAAAGGATTTCACGAATAATCAAAGGAGAAAGAATTGAAATATCCTGAGGTGTGTCTAAAAGGCGAACAAGCCTTATCACAGCGTCAAGTAACTCAATTTTAGTCTTATTTACCAACAGCCCTCGCCCTACATCCGTTCTACTTCTCCACATATGATCGGATTCCTTGATGATAGCAAAAATTTGCTCAGAACTAAAACTCAGTTTCACACATAAAAAAGGCGTCTGAGGAGTGGCCTGGATGATTCGTCCTGAAATAGGAAGTCGAACAGAAGCAACCAGATAGGCTGTCGGATCATATTGATAAACTTCACCTGCCAGCATCACAATTTTGGAGCCTTGTGCAATTACTACTAAAGAAGGTTCATAAATAAAATGACGTAACGTTTCAGTTACATTGGATACACGCGACAAACGCAAAGAAGCGATAGCGGTAGTATACGTCCCATCTGAATTGACAAGCCGGCCAATGCGCAAGGCCAATTCTTTTTGTCCTTCTGAAATCTTATCATCTGTTAAGTCGTTATTCATTTTCAAATTCCTTTCAGTGTGGCATTTGCTACTAAAATAATACAATCTTTTGTAGGATCAGGCAATGATAAACGATAAATGGACTACATGGTAACCCTATTCTTAATATATAATGATCTCATAGATATTGGTATGTTACATCTAAAAAACTAAGGAGGATTGTTATATGCGTCTAACGGGGAATACAGTATTAATTTCAGGTGGAGCTTCCGGAATTGGACTCGCTTTAGCCGAACGATTTTTAAGAAATGGTAACAAGGTAATCATTTGTGGCCGCAGGCCGGAAAAGCTGATGGAGGCTAAAGAGAAATTTCCCGAATTACATACTATCGTTTGCGATATATCTGCCGAAGAAGGACGGAAAGATTTATATAATCGGGTTACAAGTACATTTCCAACAATGAATGTGTTAGTCAACAATGCAGGAATCCAGCAACGGATCAATTTATTGGATGCCAGTATGGATTGGGACTACTATCGCCAAGAAATTACCGCAAACTTAGAGGCTCCCATCCATCTGTCAATGCTTTTCATCCAACACTTAACTCGTCAGCAAAAAGCGTCAATTATTAATGTTACATCCGGATTGGCCTTTACTCCTCCTGCCTGGGTTCCTATCTATGGTGCAACGAAAGCTGCCCTGCATTCTTTCACGATGAGTCTAAGATTGCAGTTATCGGATACTGATGTTGAGGTTATCGAAGTGGCCCCGCCTGCAGTTAATACCGATTTAGGCGGTGTGGGACTACATACATTTGGAGCGCCAGTTGATGATTTCGCCCAAGCTGTTTTTAAAGGTTTTGAAGCTGAAGAGAAAGAAATCGGCTTCGGATCGAGCCTAAATGTACTCCGTGCCTCAAGAGATATGTTAGATACAATCGCACAACAAAATTGGGATTCTTTCAAAAAATAACTAATCAATCAGTAGTCTGAAAATAATTGAACCTCCGTTGTCAGTTACAGAGAACCTGACAACGGAGGTTTT
Proteins encoded in this window:
- a CDS encoding threonine aldolase family protein translates to MIRFESDYTEGAHERIMKRLLETNEEQTPGYGMDEHCEKARAYIRKACHAENADVHFLVGGTQTNTTIIASILRPHQGAVAAITGHISVHETGAIEAIGHKVLTLPSDDGKIQAEQVKELYDAHWNDVNHEHMVQPGLVYISHPTENGTTYSKSELEALSKVCRECGLPLVMDGARLGYGLASKGNDLSVADIARLCDVFYIGGTKIGALFGEAVVIINDALKKDFRYFIKQNGGMLAKGRLLGIQFETLFEDGLYYEISKHAVDMAIMIREAFAKKGFSFRYDSTTNQQFPILPDNVLMELSKKYSYSFWEKVDAAHSAVRFCTSWATKKKNVEILIKDIEALQ
- a CDS encoding AraC family transcriptional regulator, whose protein sequence is MNNDLTDDKISEGQKELALRIGRLVNSDGTYTTAIASLRLSRVSNVTETLRHFIYEPSLVVIAQGSKIVMLAGEVYQYDPTAYLVASVRLPISGRIIQATPQTPFLCVKLSFSSEQIFAIIKESDHMWRSRTDVGRGLLVNKTKIELLDAVIRLVRLLDTPQDISILSPLIIREILYRILQDEQGNLIQSFALIGSHAQCIAKVIQMVNRDFAKPLRIEELARSVNMSISSLHNQFKKVTAMSPLQYQKLIRLQEARRLLLTESLSAAEAGFQVGYESPSQFSREYARKFGLPPISDVKQLRDSLI
- a CDS encoding SDR family oxidoreductase, which encodes MRLTGNTVLISGGASGIGLALAERFLRNGNKVIICGRRPEKLMEAKEKFPELHTIVCDISAEEGRKDLYNRVTSTFPTMNVLVNNAGIQQRINLLDASMDWDYYRQEITANLEAPIHLSMLFIQHLTRQQKASIINVTSGLAFTPPAWVPIYGATKAALHSFTMSLRLQLSDTDVEVIEVAPPAVNTDLGGVGLHTFGAPVDDFAQAVFKGFEAEEKEIGFGSSLNVLRASRDMLDTIAQQNWDSFKK